One window from the genome of Anser cygnoides isolate HZ-2024a breed goose chromosome 8, Taihu_goose_T2T_genome, whole genome shotgun sequence encodes:
- the SASS6 gene encoding spindle assembly abnormal protein 6 homolog isoform X1, whose translation MAAEGLFNRPLCVQVRGPGCQERRLDVRVNIELLSISNPVHRKDLAVRLTNDADPFFLYNLVISEEDFQSLKSQQGLLVDFSAFPQKFIDLLQQCIHEQNKDIPRFLLQLVSSTSDLDHTPVSLNIVETNPFKHLTHLSLKFLPGNDAEIKKFLANCLKCLKEDKMVLEEKLKKTEEDLTRQLTYTQQSLSEKSRELDKLKNEWTSYTAALTNKHTQELTNEKERTLQAQAQYQQQHEQQKKELESLHQKSIQQLQNRLSELEVINKDLTERRYKGDSTVRELKAKLSGVDDECQRAKQEVLSLRRENTTLDAECHEKEKLINQLQTRVAVLEQEIKDKDQLVVRTKEVLDATQEQKVILEESTEKKQSHIEKLETTIRSLSSELLKANEIIKKLQGDLKTLMSKLKLKNTVTIQQEKLLAEKEERLQKEQRELQETGQSLRMKEQEVCKLQEQLEATIQKLEESKQLLKTNENVITWLNKQLNEVQMAKKMDTPTGTHGGARTAISPHGMLDRPSFPSLGINHPFSPLYAFQKFPEQARNKNTNPQCPVPKIQFNTQLSKMDQHSDVQTVTATTSHPANKENGDNLGLESKYFKKKDDSIPLRGLSQNTLNSVSFPAYSLPHPTLHCWTSAMMHVPSPDDSHPVLRSVLVLLFLV comes from the exons ATGGCGGCTGAGGGGCTGTTCAACCGGCCGCTGTGCGTGCAAGTGAGGGGCCCGGGCTGCCAGGAGAG GAGATTAGATGTTCGAGTGAATATTGAGCTACTGTCAATTTCTAATCCTGTTCACAGAAAG GATTTAGCTGTCCGATTGACTAACGATGCTgatccttttttcctttataatctTGTCATATCTGAGGAAGATTTTCAAAG CTTGAAATCCCAGCAAGGTCTCTTGGTAGACTTCTCTGCCTTTCCACAAAAATTTATAGATCTGCTTCAACAATGCATTCATGAACAGAACAAAGATATCCCGAG gTTTTTGCTGCAGTTAGTTTCTTCAACATCTGATCTAGATCACACTCCTGTCTCTTTAAATATAGTGGAGACCAACCCTTTTAAGCATCTTACCCATCTCTCTCTAAAATTCCTACCGGGAAATgatgcagaaataaagaaatttttaGCCAACTGCTTGAAATGCCTTAAG GAAGACAAAAtggttttggaagaaaagcttaaaaaaactGAAGAGGATCTTACCAGACAACTGACCTACACTCAGCAG AGCTTGTCAGAGAAGAGCCGAGAACtagacaaactgaaaaatgaatggaCATCGTACACTGCAGCTCTGACAAACAAACACACGCAGGAGTTgacaaatgaaaaggaaagaactCTCCAG GCACAAGCTCAGTACCAACAACAGCAcgaacaacagaaaaaggaattggAAAGCTTGCATCAGAAAAGTATTCAACAGTTGCAGAACAGACTCTCAGAACTTGAGGTTATCAATAAGGATCTAACAGAAAGGAGATAcaaaggagactccacagtcagagaactgaaagcaaagctttctGGAGTAGATGAT GAATGTCAAAGAGCAAAGCAGGAGGTGCTGTCACTGCGGCGGGAGAACACTACTCTTGATGCTGAATGTcatgaaaaagagaaactcATTAATCAATTACAGACTCGGGTTGCTGTCCTGGAACAAGAGATCAAAGATAAAGATCAACTAGTTGTTAGAACCAAAGAAGTATTAGATGCAACACAAGAACAAAAG GTGATACTGGAAgagagtacagaaaaaaaacaaagtcataTTGAAAAACTTGAGACAACAATTAGGTCACTGTCATCTGAACTTCTTAAG gctAATGAAATTATCAAGAAGTTACAAGGAGATTTGAAAACCTTAATGagtaaattaaaattgaaaaatacagtaacGATTCAACAAGAAAAACTattagcagaaaaagaagagagacttcagaaagagcagagagaaTTGCAGGAGACTGGACAATCTCTTCGAATGAAGGAGCAGGAG GTTTGCAAGTTACAAGAACAACTTGAAGCTACAATACAGAAACTGGAAGAAAGTAAGCAGTTACTGAAAACCAATGAAAACG TAATCACATGGTTAAACAAACAGCTGAATGAAGTTCAGATGGCAAAGAAGATGGATACTCCTACTGGCACGCATGGTGGTGCTAGGACTGCAATTTCACCTCATGGCATG CTTGACCGACCATCCTTTCCTAGCCTAGGAATCAATCATCCCTTTTCTCCCCTGTATGCCTTCCAGAAGTTTCCAGAACAAGCACGTAACAAAAATACCAATCCGCAATGTCCAGTACCAAAG ATTCAATTTAACACACAGCTTTCAAAAATGGATCAACATTCAGATGTTCAGACAGTGACTGCTACAACTAGTCATCCAGCAAATAAGGAGAA TGGTGATAATTTGGGGCTggaatcaaagtatttcaagaaaaaagatgaCAGCATTCCTTTACGAGGGCTTAGTCAAAATACACTAAACTCAG TTTCCTTCCCAGCTTATTCACTTCCCCACCCAACGCTGCATTGCTGGACCAGCGCTATGATGCACGTACCATCCCCAGATGACAGCCACCCCGTTCTAAGGTCTGTGCTTGTGCTACTATTTCTAGTTTAG
- the SASS6 gene encoding spindle assembly abnormal protein 6 homolog isoform X3 → MAAEGLFNRPLCVQVRGPGCQERRLDVRVNIELLSISNPVHRKDLAVRLTNDADPFFLYNLVISEEDFQSLKSQQGLLVDFSAFPQKFIDLLQQCIHEQNKDIPRFLLQLVSSTSDLDHTPVSLNIVETNPFKHLTHLSLKFLPGNDAEIKKFLANCLKCLKEDKMVLEEKLKKTEEDLTRQLTYTQQSLSEKSRELDKLKNEWTSYTAALTNKHTQELTNEKERTLQAQAQYQQQHEQQKKELESLHQKSIQQLQNRLSELEVINKDLTERRYKGDSTVRELKAKLSGVDDECQRAKQEVLSLRRENTTLDAECHEKEKLINQLQTRVAVLEQEIKDKDQLVVRTKEVLDATQEQKVILEESTEKKQSHIEKLETTIRSLSSELLKANEIIKKLQGDLKTLMSKLKLKNTVTIQQEKLLAEKEERLQKEQRELQETGQSLRMKEQEVCKLQEQLEATIQKLEESKQLLKTNENVITWLNKQLNEVQMAKKMDTPTGTHGGARTAISPHGMLDRPSFPSLGINHPFSPLYAFQKFPEQARNKNTNPQCPVPKIQFNTQLSKMDQHSDVQTVTATTSHPANKENGDNLGLESKYFKKKDDSIPLRGLSQNTLNSEYLKPYLSTKVQPSPTAAVTTASAYFPG, encoded by the exons ATGGCGGCTGAGGGGCTGTTCAACCGGCCGCTGTGCGTGCAAGTGAGGGGCCCGGGCTGCCAGGAGAG GAGATTAGATGTTCGAGTGAATATTGAGCTACTGTCAATTTCTAATCCTGTTCACAGAAAG GATTTAGCTGTCCGATTGACTAACGATGCTgatccttttttcctttataatctTGTCATATCTGAGGAAGATTTTCAAAG CTTGAAATCCCAGCAAGGTCTCTTGGTAGACTTCTCTGCCTTTCCACAAAAATTTATAGATCTGCTTCAACAATGCATTCATGAACAGAACAAAGATATCCCGAG gTTTTTGCTGCAGTTAGTTTCTTCAACATCTGATCTAGATCACACTCCTGTCTCTTTAAATATAGTGGAGACCAACCCTTTTAAGCATCTTACCCATCTCTCTCTAAAATTCCTACCGGGAAATgatgcagaaataaagaaatttttaGCCAACTGCTTGAAATGCCTTAAG GAAGACAAAAtggttttggaagaaaagcttaaaaaaactGAAGAGGATCTTACCAGACAACTGACCTACACTCAGCAG AGCTTGTCAGAGAAGAGCCGAGAACtagacaaactgaaaaatgaatggaCATCGTACACTGCAGCTCTGACAAACAAACACACGCAGGAGTTgacaaatgaaaaggaaagaactCTCCAG GCACAAGCTCAGTACCAACAACAGCAcgaacaacagaaaaaggaattggAAAGCTTGCATCAGAAAAGTATTCAACAGTTGCAGAACAGACTCTCAGAACTTGAGGTTATCAATAAGGATCTAACAGAAAGGAGATAcaaaggagactccacagtcagagaactgaaagcaaagctttctGGAGTAGATGAT GAATGTCAAAGAGCAAAGCAGGAGGTGCTGTCACTGCGGCGGGAGAACACTACTCTTGATGCTGAATGTcatgaaaaagagaaactcATTAATCAATTACAGACTCGGGTTGCTGTCCTGGAACAAGAGATCAAAGATAAAGATCAACTAGTTGTTAGAACCAAAGAAGTATTAGATGCAACACAAGAACAAAAG GTGATACTGGAAgagagtacagaaaaaaaacaaagtcataTTGAAAAACTTGAGACAACAATTAGGTCACTGTCATCTGAACTTCTTAAG gctAATGAAATTATCAAGAAGTTACAAGGAGATTTGAAAACCTTAATGagtaaattaaaattgaaaaatacagtaacGATTCAACAAGAAAAACTattagcagaaaaagaagagagacttcagaaagagcagagagaaTTGCAGGAGACTGGACAATCTCTTCGAATGAAGGAGCAGGAG GTTTGCAAGTTACAAGAACAACTTGAAGCTACAATACAGAAACTGGAAGAAAGTAAGCAGTTACTGAAAACCAATGAAAACG TAATCACATGGTTAAACAAACAGCTGAATGAAGTTCAGATGGCAAAGAAGATGGATACTCCTACTGGCACGCATGGTGGTGCTAGGACTGCAATTTCACCTCATGGCATG CTTGACCGACCATCCTTTCCTAGCCTAGGAATCAATCATCCCTTTTCTCCCCTGTATGCCTTCCAGAAGTTTCCAGAACAAGCACGTAACAAAAATACCAATCCGCAATGTCCAGTACCAAAG ATTCAATTTAACACACAGCTTTCAAAAATGGATCAACATTCAGATGTTCAGACAGTGACTGCTACAACTAGTCATCCAGCAAATAAGGAGAA TGGTGATAATTTGGGGCTggaatcaaagtatttcaagaaaaaagatgaCAGCATTCCTTTACGAGGGCTTAGTCAAAATACACTAAACTCAG AGTACTTGAAACCCTACTTATCAACAAAAGTCCAACCATCGCCAACAGCTGCAGTAACAACAGCCTCAGCTTATTTTCCTGGATAG